In Ornithodoros turicata isolate Travis chromosome 1, ASM3712646v1, whole genome shotgun sequence, the DNA window AAACAGGGAGACCCGGATTAGTGGCCACGATCGGTTGTTACCACTGACGGCACGCCGAAGCACGAGATCCAGGCGCTAACGAGGGCGGAGGCGACCGTGGGAGCTGTCGAGTCGGGGACAGGAACGGCTTCaggccaacgggtgaagcgaTTGATGATTGTGAAGATGTACCGGTAACCCTGGCACAGTGGCAGAGGCCCGACCAGATCAAGGTGTATGTGATCAGACCTATGATCCGGGGGCAGAAACGATGCAGGGGATGGTCGAGTGTGACGTTGACCCTTGGTACGTTGGCAGGGCAGGCACGCGCGCACCCAAAACTAGATGTCTGCATTCATCTTCCACCAGACATAGCGCGACCCACGAGGAGGACCAAGAGAAGATACAGAAGCAGCACGAGAACAACGAAGGATCCTCAGCGCGAAAAAGGATACGTGCGGCTAACTTCGAAGAAGTGGACAAGTGCGTTTACCGATGGCTGTTAGAGGTGAGATCTAAGGACATACCCATATCGGGCCCTGTGTTGTGCGCAAAAGCAAGGGAGTTTGCAGTCATGTGTGGTGTCGAAGAGAAATTGAAAGGAACGCAGGAGTGGCTCCGAGCCTTTCGTGCACGGCATGGCATCGTCT includes these proteins:
- the LOC135378307 gene encoding tigger transposable element-derived protein 6-like, which codes for MQGMVECDVDPWYVGRAGTRAPKTRCLHSSSTRHSATHEEDQEKIQKQHENNEGSSARKRIRAANFEEVDKCVYRWLLEVRSKDIPISGPVLCAKAREFAVMCGVEEKLKGTQEWLRAFRARHGIVFKCVSGEERSAPQDDVQGWRDQEMKQVLSQYAPEDIFNADETALFFKLLPECTLAVKNDNCKGGKKSKERISVLLCCNMTGTAKLKPLVIGKSRNPRAFKNVRSLYAATYAA